The sequence below is a genomic window from Dermacentor albipictus isolate Rhodes 1998 colony chromosome 2, USDA_Dalb.pri_finalv2, whole genome shotgun sequence.
TGTAGTCCTTTAATTAGGTCTTCTTGGCTTGTCTGTAAAATTCTGCTCTGGTATTCCTCACCACTGTACTCCAGTTCAGCCAATAAAGATTTTATGACTAAAAAAAATTTGCTGGACAGATCACAGCAAGTTCTCTTGCATCCGTGTACATTTAGGTTAGCGGTCTAGAATTATGGCTTCCACTTCCACCAGTAATGTTGTTAGCACTTCGTTATCAAACGTGTGTTTTCCAAGTGTCTTGTAGTGTCACTGACTTCACTGACCCTATCAATCTCTCCTGCCCAAAATCTTCGTCGCACTTGCATCATTGTGCTTGACATGTTACCATGTAAAACACATAAGTGTGCGTCTGTCATAATCAGTCTTGTAAATGCATGCTTACATGGAAGAATGACATGATGTTTCTCCTGGTAGGTACCATCCATCTCTTGAAGTCGTCTGCCAAGGTGAAGTTCTCCTTTGGAACCAAAGGATCGATGCAGATCTCTCAGTGCAGAATTCTTGTTAATGGCATTTCCGAATGACAATTGACAGATATCGCCTTCGAAAACTTCCCGCTGGACCCGAAGAATCCACAATTTTTCAGCCTGCCTAATTTCTCCTGCAGAAATTATTCCTTCCTTGCCAGGGTTCTTGCATATGACGGCATCTATAAAAAAACTGTAGTACTATTGCAGTGATATATGTAGTAACTTCTGTAAACCACTGAATCTCATCAAGTCAATGAACATGTCATCTTCCTTTTGGGCATGTACGAGGACATTGAACACTGTAGGCTCAGATCTTAGCTCAACCTTTTCCTCACATACTACAGTTGGCTCTGCGGGCTATTCTGAACTCACTTGCATGAGTAATTCTGGACCACCCCACCAGATGCGGCTTTCCAAAAGAGTCTGCGGATGTGCCGTGTGTGAGCATGTCTGCCGGATTCTTCTGTCCTGGACAGTAATGCCACTGCTCAGGGATTGTTACACTTGAAATTTCCCCCACTCTGTTCTTGGCAAACAGGTTCAGTTTATCCCCGCTTCCTCAGATCCAGCTGCAGAGAACAGTAGGGTCGGTCTACATAATACAAGGAAAATGTCGGAAGTCCCATGCAGACCGGATGTACTTCAGCAACcttgctgacacagaagtgcttGTTGTGGATGACCAAAGCACGAAATGACTGCAGATACACTTCCTTGTCCTTACCGTTTACTCTTTGTTCACTACTCGACAGCCCTCTGGAGCTGTCGATGATGTATGATCGATTGATTTGATGTTCATCGATTGATGTTTCTGGGGAGACAAATACTGTTGTGCATCTTCCTGATGCCTCTGGATCGATACACGTTTTCCGTTACAAGGGTTCACACATACTCGTTGCATGCCTTCCATGGCAAGATGAGCACATCAGCTTAATTTGACAGGTTGGCACCTGATGACTTCTGGATGTGCAGCGAAAACATCGGTTGTCCTTGGAGAGTTTATCCTTCCTTGCAGTCAGCGAGAGGTTGCTGTTACAAGCATGTGTACCATGTTTCTCTGAGTGGCAGAAGAAACAGCCCACTTTCTTCACAAATGCATTATGGAAAACAGGAGCTGTGGCACCTCTTACTGTCGTTTCAGCTTGTTCACAATGCTCACGACTCTCCAACTCGACGCGAATGAATGCCAGTAGTTCCCTGAGCTTGGCATCCAAGGAAGCTGCTGCTGAAGCGGATTCCGATACAACTTGTGTGTTGTCTGATGAGTCCCACCTCAATGCTTTAGTTTACTTCTCTCTATTAAATGCAAGAAGGGTATCGTATGGTAAAGCCTATTGCAGTATGTCAATAAGCATGGCCGAGAAACTTCATGTAGGCCTGTTGACAGAATTCAGACAACGAATGTGTAGCTGCATAGCATCATACAGTCGTCTGAGGCCTCGCACATCGTTACATAGTTTAACATGGCCAATGTTTCTTAGGTCACTTAGGTGATGCTGCTCGATTCTGTTTCTGTCACCAAAGCGCTCCTTGAGTATATCGACAGCATCATCACAACAAGACTCGGATGTTGGCAATCCTGCAATTTCTGCAGTGGCTTCTACCAGCGAGAGGTCGTCGTAAATAAAAGAAGTTCATTGTTGATAAGGAGGCGTTATTTAAATGAACTGTCTGTTCGAACTGCTGCTAGAATCCAGTGCACTGATTTATGTCTCCCTTAAATGGCGGCATATCGAGCTTTGGAAGACTCGGTCGACCAAAACTGTGCGCTAAGGCAGCATTAGCTGTGACGTTAGGCTGCGCAGATGGTGATTGCGGAGGAGTGCCGTAGGCTCACTCAGCTCATTCTAACGCCTGAATCCGACCAGTTATTTCAGCAAGCATGCTGATTGCCCGGTCGTTGTAGTCACCAGTAGTCACATATCGAGCATTGAGGGCCCGCTCAAACTTCGtcttccttctgttttctctACGAGCATCCGTTCTTTATTACAGCATGTCTTTTTCTACACTTCAATTCTGTGCAGGCCACGACGCAACCGATTTCCTGTGGCATACAGGGACAGCAATAATGCAGTTCTATGTTAGTTCTGGCTCGATATAAAAGGAACAAGAATATTTTAATGTTAACATATGCAGGCCAGCTGTGTGCACTCTGATAGTGAAGGGTCAAAGTAATATACATTAATATAGTCAACGCCAAGCAGGATTTGTAGTATGGTTGATGTAGGTTGGTGAGGAGAGCCGTGGACAACATCTGTACCACCTTTCTTTAGAGTGAGTTTTTTTATTTGCTGGCAGGTTCTCTTCAATAATCAATAAACTGTTGTCTCTCCAGAGCAAAAGGACAGTAACAGCTGGGAAGAACTTCATGAGTTTGTCATTTGTCGCATGCTGGCACTGCACACATAAATTTTAatgggtggggggagggggtcaGGACATCCTCCCTAGATACACACATACCTGACTTTCAGTTTTGCACCTATCATCTTTCATTCCATAATTGGCTGATAATGGtccttagtttcttttttttgttttttctcaagTTAATCTGTTATCCTCTGAGTTTAGGCCCCTTAGAATGTGTACTGGTAGAATGTTCTAAATAtatatgcattttttttaaagatatagGTGAATTGCCATTTATGAACTGCTTAGCTCAGCACTGTCTTCCTTGACTGTACAGGTAGTTGAGACACGCAGTGTGTCGGAGTCAATATTGTAATGTGTTTGCGACAGTTCAAGTTCCACTGAGTGGGGCATGTCCACAGAGTAGCTGCCAAGCCCGTCCCTGGAATTATGCACCCGTACTGTAGCCTCCAATGAAACAGTTGCCTGAGGGCACAGATCAAAACAGCCTCATAATCTGCATCTAAGGCTAAGTATGACTGACTGAGAATGATAGTTTATAGGCGCCGCCAACAAATCGTTTAAGTGTATTTATATAAAGTAACAATTCCTAAGCCAATCACCTGAGGTTAATCCCTGGTGTAGGATAGGTGTGGAATGTTTTGCAAACCATAAATAGTTGTCTgcttcctgaaacttgccataATCAATCCCACTCATTCTGCAGTCATTTGTGGTACCCATAAGCATGTCATGATAATCAGCATCAGCTCATACAGTGCATTCTTGCACAGCTTGTGGATATTACCGAAATCACGTCAGCTGCTGACAGAAGCGATTAATGCACAACCGTCACTACATGACGGCGCTGTGTTTACAAGTATGCATAATTCAGTGGCTGCAGTTTTCGCAAAAGACTCTTCATGTGATGTTACACACGTTCCAAAGAAAGTACGACGTTCAAGGCTTTGTAAGCAAGCAGTGGAACAGCTCAAGGAACATGCTGCTATGAACAACTGTATGCAGTGTATATGCATGCAGAGTGCGCTCACCAGGGTCAGCGATAGCCTTGAACCTAATTTCATTGATGTGAAATGTGTGACACTCTTTGATATGAGCGTCGCTAAGTCATTTGACTGATTTCGCGCGCTTAGCTTTGTACTTGCATGTTGCAGAGTTTGCACTAAGTTTGATATTAACTACAATATTTTGTTTTGTGTGCCGACTTTTCCTGCTTATGAAGAGCTGGGATGggataacataaagctattctaCTACGTTTTCGTACCAAATCAGCAATTAGCCCTTTGGGAGTAGACAAAATTTTTTTGCTCATGCATAGTGTAAGAAATTTTGACCAATCacagagggctaatggcagatTTCGAGAAACATGGTGGAACAGTTTTACATTATCCTGGCCACGCTCACAAGCCTTTTATGAAGCCAAGCTGCTTCAAGCTGCCGTGCCTCCTTGCAAAAATTGCGTCAGTTGAACCTATGCGCAAGGTTCACACTCACCTGGAAGTCTAGCTGATAGTCTTCAATGAGCCATTGAATTGTAAGTGGCAGTCTAACCCACGGGACAGCTCTGAGCATGTGAGAGACGACCCTGAAAGCATATGCAAATCGGCTTTCCGTGCGAAGCTTCTTCCCCACGTGGCTGAGCCGGCGAGATCGCTCtgggtgctgccaagcccactcaAACTGCAGTTTAGAAATAAACACAATGTGCCATTTGAGGCCATTTAAAATGAGTATCAGCTGTATCAATTGCACTCTGCGTGTATCACATTCCAAGAAATGTATATTAACTATTAGCATACAGGTAGGTCCAGCATGACAAAAAAGGGCACTCAGATGTGGACTTTAAAATATATTTGTGCTGAAGAGTCCATCAGAGCTTTCAGTGAATGTACAATTTTCTCCTTGTCCTTCCAATAAGTACACAGCTATATATGCTAACCAAAGGAGGTATTTTAGATGTAAACGATAGAGCAATGTGGCATTCACCAGTAAAAAGTGTAGCATAAAAAATGAAGCAGGAAAGCAGCCTTGATGGTTATAAAGCCCATGCTTGTTTGAAAATTAAGGTAATTAAGGAACCAGTCCCAACATCATCTGTAGTGTGCTTATTCTTCATATGTACACACTATGTTGCTGTATAGGTGCTCACACTTTTAGTTTTTATCATAATGCTGTATGCTTAGTCACAAAAGGCACACAATGTAGAAACACGTACACGCAGGGCGGATATCTCATTTGGGAAGCCATGTACAATCAGTGCCATGTCCCTGAAACAATGAAAATGCAACATATTAGATCTCCTCACATATATTGACGTATTAGTGTCTCGTCACTTTATATTTCTGTGTCGTCCATAATGTGGGAATAAGTTTTCGTTTGTcaccaacaaaaacaaaataaaaacgtgCTCGTGGCACATAGACTTAGCGAGCTGTGCAGTTATATGTAGCATTAAACGAGATCCTGTGACATTTGTCAACCTATATATTGCAAACAATGTGATTATAACGGAGTGTCATAACCGTCGTGTTCCCAAACTGTATTAACCAGCATGCCCTACTGCATGCACGTCGTGCTCTCAAACCGTAGTACCAGCATGCATTATTCAAGTTGAAGCATTGTTGCACTATTAGGAACAGGTGAAAGTGCTTAACTGGTCTAACTGGTTTATTTTCATAGTCTGACACCATATTACGAATAAGAAAAAGGCCAGCGCCTACATTTGTGATTTGAGGCGTGAACAAGGTTAAATTTGCCAGTTTTCTCTGGGAATTATACGTATATTAAGGAAAGAAAAGAGATTAGGTACACCTCGAAAATGGCATTTAGTATGTGACGTGGATCTGGAAGTTAACGGCGCCAGCCCAAGGAGCGCTATTTCATGATCTCGATGTAATTCACTCTTTAACATTAAAAGTCGAGTAACTTCACTCTCGATAACGCCGAGAGTGAAGTTGCTGACCATGGATACGATTCGCATGTCATATGCACAGACGAATGTAACCGCTTTTGGAGCTGGTCTTTTTGAACAATCTCGACTCACCATGGACCTTTACGGCTCGTGCGCCATGCTCCTCCGGCTTTGAATCCCTTATTGTGCTGCTTAATCCGCCTGTTTGGGTCGACTGTGAATCCGATGTAAGTGTGCCCCTTGTACTTGGGATTAGTGCAGTAGAGTAGGTAACAACCGTAAAACTGCTCGACCTCCATGCCGCGGGGGCACTTAGTATAGACATTTGAAGACAAAATGAAAGTTTCTGGAAGTGATGGGCTGTGCTCCTTGATGTTTGTCGACAGTCATGACTACAAAAGGAGCTTCGCGACTTCATTAGAACATCGCATGCCTACGCTCACGTTTGAATTCGATCTGCCCGCCTCGTATTATGTTATGACGTAAGACGACATCAGCGACGCCATTGGCGAAAAACGAAGCTTTAGtttggtttcagttttgttttcagtTTTGCTTCTGAATTTCACATAATTTAATGTATGgcagctaaataaataaatgagtaaataaaagaaagacacgcTACGTCGAATAAACGTAGAAGCTCGGAAAGTAAGTGATGTCGAAACCTTTTACTTGATCGAGCTCGTTCACGAGCACGATGCACGTACGGTGGGCGCGTGCAGCGTCGCTCGCGCAAGAGATCCCGTTCGAACCGTTCGAACACTGCGCGATTGTGTCGTTCCATCCGCAGAGGTTACATCGTCTCTCTGCCAAGACGCGTGGGTCGTCCGGTCCCTCTCGGTCCGTTCCATCGTGCCGCTGTTCACGCAGCCGAAAGCATCGCGCGTCGCGGGGCAGTCAAGGAAGAAATACATCTTGCGCGGTAAGACTGCGCGTTGATAACCTTTTGCTTCTACCACCTAAAGGACAAAGACAGACAAAGCGTttgccgaagtcatggccagagGATCTGGAGACATGCCCGAACTCGCCAAGTGCCGCAACGTGTCGCTTTTGCTGGACGCGTTGGAGCTGCGCGGCGACAACGAGGACGTCAGGCGCTTCTTCCTCCAGCCGAGCCGTGAGCGCATGGAACTGCTGCGCTGGGTCCTCATCAGCACGGATCCATCCGGGGCTAGTAAAGGCTACCTCACCCTTCCCACAGAGGAAGACGAGTTGTGCCAGTGCCTCATGAATGTGCTAATGCAACTCAAGTGTCTGCCAGAAGATAAGTACGTATGCCCGCCAACCGTCATTGTCGCTGCTTTGGCTTATTGTCTACTTCATGCGATTCGACGCCTGAGGTGGAGTTTGAAAGAGCGCTACTGGAGCACTTTCCATACTATAGTATATTCTAAGCAGCAAACCTTCTAGTTAGGCGGTGTCGGTTCCATGCTGTTAACCATGATGTATTTCCGCTCCAATCGCGCATCAACGCTGCGCTTTCGAATTCTCTCACAGCGCGTCTTTTCCATCTTGCCACGGTATATGTACCATATGCTAATCATCGCACGTACGACCTTGCAGGTGCGAGGAGTTTGTTCGTGGAACCTATGACAGCGAGGAGCAGCTTCAATTGTGGATTCTGCTTCTCAAGACAGCAGAATGGGCACAAGACAAGCATTGACCGagcctctttcctttctttttcgacCAGTCCACATTTCTGCTGAGGACCACAAGGGACGACTCACTCCTGAAATGggcaatgctacatttttttcttgttcattttAAGCCTAATCCAGTGGCGACACTGCAGGGTATGCGCACAAAGTTCCAAGTCGGGAGGAAGCGGGCAACCTTGCTGAGCGATGGAAGACCTGTGTGTTCCAGCTCGTCTGGGTCGGTACACCGAATGCCGTGTCAGATGGGCGGGAAGTGAAGCCGTCTGGTGGCTGGTGGGCTCCGTGTTCCTCGCGTAAATTTCGTGGCgttgaagaaagaaaagtcctGCTGCTCATGAGCATTGAAGCACATTCACGCTGTTCTGCCCTCTGTAAAACTAAGGAGAAAAATAAAATGCAAAGGAAAACGAATACTGTCGTCTGTCGCCTCATTAGAGAGGTTTATCTGAGCGCTTGTGGTCCGCTCCACTCGGACACACATGTGTATCCTAGCTAACGCTTTGCAGTAAGCCGCTCAGCGAACACGGTAGTGCGCTTCCGCACAATGCCTGCAGCAGAAGGCATGTACGCTGTTCTCCGCTGCCAAACCGATTGAGCGGCGCGTGGCAGTGCGTCCGCTTTGGTTTCTCCGTAGTTCTGCACAACATGTCTAGATAGCACACTTAGTCTACTAGCGCAGTAAAAGCTCACTCAGCGCTGCTACCGTCTCTGCGGTATGCGCTTATGAAAAATGTGCAATTATATAACGTTCTTTGCAGCGCCTGAGCGCGTGAAATTAATGACGCGGGCCACAATCAATGCTCAACTAAATCTGCTCCAGCCGCTGAGCGGAAAGCATGTGTACAATAACAATGTCTTTAGGGTAGACAGGCTTGGTGTGTTTAGGCACCCCGTTCCGGAGCACACGAgtgttggaccctcccgcgtgtagccgtgtgaagggaaaaggggatcctgggggctGAGCCGGTGCCGAGCGTTTGGGCCTTTATGGCCCCACGGCGGAGGCCACACACCTCCTTGGCCTCCGCTTCTCGtagatggcacccccggactgaccaaCCCCGGGGAAATCTGTAGTTGCCTTTTCCCGTCTTGCTCTCcactcttcgtctttctctttcaatctttcctgtcttctctttaaCGTCCGATTTTCTAGGCAGGGAGGGTTCACCATGTGTGACGCAACCAATCTAGGTTATGTCATATTAGGTCATAGcagtaacgtacagctggcgtctggAACGTTTGTTTTACACTTTCTCcggcgtcccctcgttgggctccatggtgggtggctggcgttactgccgaagcAGAATCCATGCATGGCAAGTTCATTCCCTCGACCCCCAGATGGCACCCAGATCGCCCCCAGCTACGGGGCACACCGAAGACGTTTTCAAGTTTCTTGGCCACCAGAGAGAATTTCTCACGCTACCGTGTAGTACACAGTGATAAACCagagaagaccgtgaagatgatCTCACCGTTTCTAGTTTCCAAATGTATGACCGAAAGTATAGGCCCCAGGGCGCAGGCTACGAAGTTGGCCAGCGGTCACCTGTTGCACCACCGCGATAGAAAGCAGTATGAAAAGCTGTGTAATTTAGTTTCTTTTGGACAAATCCCAGTTACGGTCTACccacaccgtaccatgaacacgcACCAGCCCAGGTGTAATATCAGACGACGacatgatggagctcactgaggaagAACTTTTGGAAGGACTGAAAGAACAAAATCTGGTTAACGTAAAACGAGTTAAGATGAGGCCCAACGGAAAAGAAATTCGGACCAAACATATCGTTCTTGCCTTTGGAACAAGTGTGCATGGCATACAAAACATACTCATCTGTAGATTTAAGTATAGCATCAAGTACACTCATGCCACACCTTGAATGGAGCGTTTTAAGGAATCCCTggggaagtgaccacttcccaataatttTGAGTTTAAGAAAACAAGGTGGATGCTTCTCACATTTTCCTAGATGGAAGGTCGACACAGCGAAACCGGAGCTGTTTCGAGAGCTCGTGCATTTAGACCCAGATCACGTTGATGCGGCTGATATCGACAACGCTGTAGCTTATTTAACAGGTTTTATCGTCGACGCTGCTGAAGAATGCATACAACAAACTAGTGGACTGGCTAACCAGCGTTGCTTGCcttggtggaacgacgaatgtcagaaagcacgaaaaaaaaacaaaacaaaacccgTCGATTGCTTCGCGACTCCCCAACAGTCGAAAACCTGATTGATATTAAACAATTAAGCAAGATCGCAGGGCAGGAAAACGCATCGACGTGCTAAGAGAAAGAGTTGGGAAAGGTACATCTGCAATATCAGTTCGTACACAGATGAAACGAAAGTCTGGAATAGGGTAACTAAATTAATAGGCCGGGAGTCGCACCCCTACCCTTAGTAAGTAGCCAAGGTGAGAgcctggaagaccaggcagattGTCTAGGCGAACACTTTAAATATGTCTCAAGTACATCGCGCTatacagaaactttcttgaggttCAAAGAATGCGAAGAGCGGCAGCCCCTTAATCGCAGAGGTTCATTGAGTGAGGCTTACAATCGTGCATTTAGCTTAGCTGAACTTAAAGCACCTCTCACTTGTTGCAACTCGGCGCCAGGTGGTGGTCGTATTATGAATGAAATGATTAGCTAACTGCATCCTGAAGCACTGAAAACACTCCTGTCTCTTTTTAATGCTATGTGGGCGGCTTTGTATATACCGCCCTCGTGGAAAGAAGTCATAGTCATCCCGATACTTAAACAACGCGAGGACCCGTCCTTAGCCAGCAGCTACAGACCAACAGCGCTgacaagctgtctgtgcaaacTGTATGAAAAAATGTTAGACCGGCGCTAAATCTAATAACAAATAACaatatcaaaaaataaaaaaaaatactggacCCCTTCCTGAGTGGGTTCCGAGAAGGTAGGTCGACGATAGACCGCCTTGTTCGCATCGAGGGAAACATTACAGATGCGTTTATACATAAGCAGTTTTTACTTTCGGTGTTTCTAGATCTAGAGAAAGCGTACGACACGACATGGCGCTTCGGGATTTTGCGAGATCTTTCCGCGATGGGGGTCCGTGGAAGTATGCTAAACCCAGTCGAAAGCTACCTGTCTTAAGCGCACGTTTTGTGTATGAGTGGGCAATGTAGAATATTCACCCAGAAGGCTGGTGTGCCGCAAGGGGGTGTGGTTAGTTGTACACTCTTTGTTGTAAAAAATGAATTCCCTGTATACAGTCGTACCACGCACTATGTTTTATTCTTTGTATGTCGATGATGGGCAGATATGTTTCAAATCATGGAACATAGCTATCTGCGAATGACAGGTCCAGCATACATTAAGCAAGTTGTTAAAGTGGGCGGATGCAAATGGATTTAAAATACACGCACAGAAAAGTACGCGCATACTCTTCTCAAACAAAAGAGGAGTGGCACCAATGCCAAATCTCCCGATCAATCGAGAGGAACTATCTGTGAGCAGTGAACGCAAACTGCTGGGAATAATTATAAACTCTAAGCTTACAGGCGAAATCTGAAGGCAATATGCCTGAAGACGATGAACCTTTTAAAAATTCTGTCGCGCGCAACGTGGGGTAGTGATCGAAAATGCTTCCTGAACTTGTATACAGGCGCCTTGTGCACTCTCGCCTCGACTATGGTGCTGTAATATATTAATTTGCAACGCCAAGCGCGCTAAAAATTCTATACCCAGAGCACCATTCAGGTGACTGCCTCACGattggtgccttcaggacaagccctGTAGAAAGCCTCTATGCTGAATCGAACTAGTGGCCGCTTCGTCTACAGAGCCATACTACAGCTTCACATATTACCCGAAAGGAAACTCGAATCCTGAACATCCTTCTTAGACGACTGTAGAGGATGTGTCCTGTGCCATACTGTTTCATAATCGGCCCACAGCAAGGGAGCCCCTCTTACTGCATGTTAGGAATCTCAGTGAAGAAATGCGTGTCCCACTTCTAAAACGCCATCTAATgcttccagcgaagctgtcaccGCCCAAGGCAGTGTCGACTCGTGAAATGTGACATGTTGCTTGTTGAAGTCAGTAAGCATGCCCTTCAGATGCACATTCGAATTCACTTCCTGGAACTTCGGTCAAAGTACTGCTGCCCGGAGCTTCACACCGATGCATCGAAGTCACAAGCCGGCGTGTCTTATGTAGCAGTCGGTCCGTCATTTTTGTAATCCGGCATTCTGCATGCGCAAACAAGTATATCTACGGCTGAAGCCTACGCACTACGGTCGGCTGTGAAGCACATCAAACAATTAAAACTAGAAAAGGCAATTACATTTTACAGACTCTTTAAGCATTGTCAAGACTTAGCATCGCTACAAAAGCATAAAAATCCTGTAATTATTGACATTTATGCACTCCTGTGCCCTATTTATGCATGAAATCAACGTGTCATGATATGCTTGGTGCCTGTGCACAGAGGCATTGAGGACAATGTGCTCGCCGACGAAATAGAAAAATACACAACAAAGCATTTCAACTCTTCCATAGCTGTTCGCGCCATAGATTTGAAAGCTttcattcaataaaaaaaaagaaaacaatttaaGAGACTATTGGCAATGCTTGTGGGACGCCCAAACTTCGAATAAATTTAATCTAGTTAAGCCACAGTTAAGCACTTTTCCATTGATAATCAAATCACGAGAAACCGATGTGCTGTTACGTCGACTTCGAATAGGGCACACATACGGTAAGCACAACTTCTTGATTTGTGACGCACCTTCTACATGTGGCAGATGTGGTaaaaggctgaccgtcctccatgccCCTGTCGAGTGTCGggaagcagaaatcgagaggaAGGAATACTTTCCTTTAGCATATCCGCAACATATCCCATTACGCCCAGCATAGTTTCTTGGCACAAACCCCATTATTTAACACCACATGTTCTAATTTTTTTCAGTGGCATTCTTACACTGCAAATTATCAGTCCAAAAGTTACGCAAGACGGCCTCTTACCAGACGCTGCTGCTGCGTTAGGTACACCTAGCACAGCACGTGTCTGCAGGCCTCTGCATTCAAGGGCCCTgacgaggcagtagtgctacgtTCACCTACATGTTTTATTACATTATCCCTGCGTAACAAAACATTTATGGCCATAGTTCGCATCTCTGGTCATTGTAATTGCTTTATTTACATTTTACGCAAGTGACAGCGACTCATTTAAGGCTTATTTACAGCCATACCCTACAACTATTTCTCAAACTACATTTCTCCATTTCATAAACGGTTTATTGAAAACCAGTCACCAtgtgcatggcgctctttggccacatctggcccttgcgccataaaaccccatgcATAAATCAGTCAATCAGACTAGACTACGGAAGGGAGAACGCCGCGCGGAGCTGACAAccgaaggcggggggggggggggggggaggggaaggttTCACGGCTCCCGCCTATGAGTGCAAAATTAGCGTACTGCATGTCAGAGCCGGTAtgacgtaaaagtattccaatctgttttttttttccaaatcgGCTATTGGCCCACCGTGAAAGTGCAAAATGCTTCGCGCTCCGCCCACATGGGTGTGGCGCCCATCCATGTGGTTATACGTTATGTCGCGGCTCAGACTTGACGAT
It includes:
- the slx1 gene encoding structure-specific endonuclease subunit slx1, translated to MEVEQFYGCYLLYCTNPKYKGHTYIGFTVDPNRRIKQHNKGFKAGGAWRTSRKGPWDMALIVHGFPNEISALRFEWAWQHPERSRRLSHVGKKLRTESRFAYAFRVVSHMLRAVPWVRLPLTIQWLIEDYQLDFQPDLNPPLHMAIAYGPVKAVRAPAVRESVHGALSVPACTVCGELVERRRSLVECPYPECGAVSHLCCLAKIFLKNECNQTIPVSGYCPGCNNWLLWGELVRHNRRNYMKSKAVPQTVGY
- the LOC139056048 gene encoding uncharacterized protein — its product is MARGSGDMPELAKCRNVSLLLDALELRGDNEDVRRFFLQPSRERMELLRWVLISTDPSGASKGYLTLPTEEDELCQCLMNVLMQLKCLPEDKCEEFVRGTYDSEEQLQLWILLLKTAEWAQDKH